A window of the Paenibacillus woosongensis genome harbors these coding sequences:
- a CDS encoding carbohydrate ABC transporter permease: MTKKLKGSLAHILLMIYLLVILYPFLFVLFSSVKTDNLAIAQNPFGFPKEFQWSNYVEAWVNAKISTYFLNSLYIAVIAAIATIIMASMASFALTRMRFTKLSPMLYQIIILGILIPGNALLLPIYNLMRSTNLLDTHWALLIPYAANSIPFSVVILTAFMKSLPSEIEEAAVVDGLRSPGIFARVVMPLTVPALVTVFIVNFLGNWNEFLLANYFLSEDSLKTLPVGMVGFRDAFSINYAQMSAGIVYSVVPVMVIYAILQEKIIEGLTAGGVKG; this comes from the coding sequence ATGACAAAAAAACTCAAGGGCAGCCTGGCTCATATTCTGTTGATGATTTATTTGCTGGTCATATTGTATCCATTCTTGTTCGTGCTGTTCTCATCGGTGAAGACCGACAATCTGGCGATCGCCCAAAATCCGTTCGGCTTTCCGAAAGAATTCCAGTGGTCGAACTACGTGGAAGCCTGGGTGAATGCGAAAATAAGCACTTATTTTCTGAACAGCTTGTACATTGCTGTCATTGCCGCGATAGCTACGATCATCATGGCTTCCATGGCCTCCTTTGCGCTTACCCGGATGCGGTTCACGAAGCTTAGCCCGATGCTGTATCAAATCATCATTTTAGGCATACTCATACCGGGAAATGCTTTGCTGCTGCCAATATATAATTTGATGCGCTCGACGAACCTGCTGGATACGCACTGGGCGTTGCTCATCCCTTACGCGGCGAATTCTATCCCGTTTTCGGTCGTCATTTTAACGGCTTTCATGAAATCGCTGCCCAGTGAGATCGAGGAAGCTGCCGTCGTGGACGGACTGAGATCTCCCGGCATTTTTGCCCGAGTGGTGATGCCGCTCACGGTTCCGGCGCTTGTGACGGTCTTTATCGTTAATTTCCTCGGCAACTGGAATGAATTTTTGCTTGCCAATTACTTTCTGTCCGAGGACTCGCTTAAGACACTCCCAGTGGGAATGGTAGGCTTCCGTGACGCATTCAGCATTAACTATGCGCAAATGTCGGCCGGAATCGTCTACAGCGTCGTACCCGTCATGGTGATCTATGCCATTCTGCAAGAGAAGATCATTGAAGGTTTGACGGCCGGAGGGGTAAAAGGATAG
- the pflB gene encoding formate C-acetyltransferase yields MSVIEKEVQEVQSAWRGFKKGKWMKEVNVRDFIDHNIAPYHGDEAFLAGPTDNTVALWDIVSDLTKKEREAGGVLDVDVNTPSTIVSHAPGYLDKEKEQIVGVQGSAPFQRTIHPFGGINMVFNSCKAYGFDLPESIIEMFTTIRKTHNQGVFDAYTTEMRAARKAGIITGLPDAYGRGRIIGDYRRVALYGVDFLIKQKQNELKGLEVDVIDEDVIRLREELSEQIRALGELKQLGEMHGFDISRPATTAKEAFQWLYFAYLAAVKEQDGAAMSLGRVSSFLDVYIERDLAEGTITEVEAQELVDHFVMKLRIVKFLRTPEYNELFSGDPTWVTESIGGMTVQGATRVTKNSFRFLHTLYNLGPAPEPNLTVLWSEQLPEAFKKYCAKVSIETSSIQYENDDLMRPIYGDDYGIACCVSAMEIGKQMQFFGARANLAKALLYAINGGKDEKSGAQVAPEFPAITSEYLDYDEVMKRFKPMMEWLAKLYVNTLNVIHYMHDKYCYERIEMALHDRDILRTMACGIAGLSVAADSLSAIKYAKVKPIRNENGIAVDFEIEGDFPCYGNNDDKVDQIAVELVESFMEMIRKHKTYRNAMPTQSVLTITSNVVYGKKTGTTPDGRKAGEPFAPGANPMHGRDKKGALASLSSVAKLPYEHSLDGISNTFSIVPKALGKEPEIRKNNLVAMMDGYFGSKAHHLNVNVFDREQLMDAMEHPENYPQLTIRVSGYAVNFIKLTREQQLDVINRTFHGSM; encoded by the coding sequence ATGTCGGTGATTGAAAAAGAAGTACAAGAAGTACAGTCCGCATGGAGAGGTTTTAAAAAAGGGAAATGGATGAAGGAAGTCAATGTTCGCGATTTTATCGACCATAACATTGCCCCTTATCACGGTGACGAAGCTTTCTTGGCAGGACCTACGGACAACACGGTGGCCCTGTGGGATATCGTTTCCGATCTAACCAAGAAAGAGCGGGAAGCTGGAGGGGTGCTCGATGTTGACGTGAACACGCCATCTACGATTGTATCTCATGCTCCAGGCTATTTGGATAAGGAGAAGGAACAAATCGTCGGCGTGCAGGGCAGCGCACCGTTCCAACGTACGATCCATCCATTCGGCGGCATTAACATGGTTTTCAATTCCTGCAAAGCTTATGGATTTGATTTGCCGGAAAGCATTATTGAAATGTTTACGACGATTCGCAAGACGCATAACCAAGGCGTTTTCGATGCATATACTACGGAGATGAGAGCGGCCCGCAAAGCTGGTATTATTACAGGTCTGCCTGATGCTTACGGACGCGGCCGGATCATTGGCGACTATCGCCGGGTGGCCCTTTATGGCGTAGACTTCCTGATCAAACAAAAACAAAATGAACTGAAAGGTCTTGAAGTCGATGTGATCGACGAGGATGTCATCCGGCTGCGTGAAGAGCTGTCCGAGCAAATCCGCGCACTTGGCGAATTGAAACAGCTGGGTGAAATGCACGGCTTCGATATTTCCAGACCTGCGACGACCGCAAAAGAAGCATTCCAATGGCTCTATTTCGCATATCTGGCTGCTGTTAAGGAGCAGGACGGCGCGGCGATGTCCCTTGGACGCGTATCTTCCTTCCTCGATGTCTACATCGAGCGTGACCTTGCCGAAGGCACAATTACAGAAGTTGAAGCACAAGAGCTGGTAGACCATTTCGTCATGAAGCTGCGCATTGTGAAATTCCTCCGTACGCCGGAATACAATGAGCTGTTCAGCGGAGACCCTACTTGGGTAACCGAATCGATCGGCGGGATGACGGTACAAGGTGCTACCCGCGTAACCAAGAACAGCTTCCGTTTTCTGCATACGCTGTATAACCTGGGACCTGCGCCTGAGCCTAACCTGACCGTGCTCTGGTCTGAGCAATTGCCGGAGGCGTTCAAGAAATACTGCGCCAAAGTATCCATCGAGACAAGCTCGATTCAATATGAAAACGATGATTTGATGCGTCCGATCTATGGCGACGACTACGGTATCGCTTGCTGCGTATCCGCGATGGAAATCGGGAAACAAATGCAATTCTTCGGCGCTCGCGCGAATCTGGCCAAAGCGCTGCTGTATGCGATCAACGGCGGTAAGGACGAGAAATCCGGTGCTCAGGTTGCTCCTGAATTCCCGGCCATCACATCCGAATATCTCGATTACGATGAAGTGATGAAACGCTTCAAGCCGATGATGGAATGGCTTGCTAAATTGTATGTAAATACATTGAATGTCATTCACTATATGCACGATAAATACTGCTACGAGCGGATAGAAATGGCCTTGCATGACCGCGACATTCTCCGCACGATGGCTTGCGGTATCGCCGGCCTGTCCGTAGCGGCCGATTCGCTCAGTGCTATCAAATACGCGAAAGTCAAACCGATCCGCAACGAAAACGGCATCGCCGTAGACTTTGAAATCGAAGGCGACTTCCCTTGCTACGGCAACAACGACGATAAGGTTGACCAAATTGCCGTTGAACTCGTTGAGAGCTTCATGGAGATGATTCGCAAGCACAAAACATATCGTAACGCAATGCCGACGCAATCTGTTTTGACGATTACCTCCAACGTGGTATATGGTAAGAAGACGGGAACAACGCCAGATGGTCGTAAAGCAGGCGAACCGTTCGCGCCAGGGGCTAACCCGATGCACGGCCGCGATAAGAAGGGTGCGCTGGCATCCCTGAGCTCTGTCGCCAAGCTGCCTTACGAGCACAGCCTTGACGGTATTTCCAACACATTCTCGATCGTGCCAAAAGCGCTCGGCAAAGAACCGGAAATCCGCAAGAACAACCTGGTTGCCATGATGGACGGCTACTTCGGCAGCAAAGCCCATCACCTGAACGTCAACGTCTTTGACCGCGAACAATTGATGGATGCGATGGAGCACCCTGAGAATTATCCGCAGCTGACGATTCGCGTATCCGGCTATGCCGTTAACTTCATCAAGCTGACTCGCGAACAGCAGCTCGATGTCATCAACCGCACCTTCCATGGTTCGATGTAA
- the adhE gene encoding bifunctional acetaldehyde-CoA/alcohol dehydrogenase, producing the protein MAVKNNVTTKQQPTAEDYIQSLIDKAKKATEAFMELNQEQIDKIVQAMALAGLDKHMYLAKMAVEETGRGVYEDKIIKNMFATEYIHNSIKYDKTVGVIEDNPYDSFQKIAEPVGIIMGITPVTNPTSTTIFKAMIAIKTRNPIIFGFHPSAQRCSAEAAKILLEAAVKHGAPADCIQWIEDPSMDRTNALMNHPDVACILATGGSAMVKAAYSCGKPALGVGPGNVPCFIEKSADLDQAVNDLILSKTFDNGMICASEQAVIIEEPIFDQVKKKMIANGCYFVNKEEAAKLTAGAIIADKCAVNPTIVGQPATKIAELCGIEVPAGTKILVAEIEGVGPKFPLSAEKLSPVLACYKVKTAEQGIDRALEVVQFGGMGHSSVIHSNNEDIIQKFSDRMPTCRILVNQPSSQGGIGDIYNTNLPSLTLGCGSYGRNSTSSNVTAVNLINVKRVNRRTVNMQWFKVPSKIYFEKNSTQYLAKMPDISRVLIVTDPMMVKLGYVERVEHYLRQRQTPVAIEVFSDVEPDPSTTTVERGTELMAKFQPDCIIALGGGSPMDAAKGMWLFYEYPDTDFHNLKQKFMDIRKRIYKYPRLGQKAKFVAIPTTSGTGSEVTSFAVITDKINGNTKYPLADYELTPDVAIIDPEFVYSLPKVAVADTGMDVLTHAIEAYVSVMANDYTDGLAIKAIQLVFQYLEQSALTGDKLAREKMHNASTLAGMAFANAFLGINHSLAHKWGGQYHTAHGRTNAILMPHVIRYNAKKPTKFAAWPKYKHFVADERYAEIARILGLPARTTEEGVKSLINAIRELNKKLGIPASFQELGFDAKDFEARVDYLADRAFEDQCTTANPKLPLVSELAEVYRDAFYGRFEE; encoded by the coding sequence ATGGCCGTAAAGAACAATGTGACCACAAAGCAGCAGCCTACCGCAGAGGATTACATCCAATCCCTGATCGACAAAGCGAAAAAGGCGACCGAAGCGTTTATGGAATTGAATCAAGAGCAAATTGACAAGATCGTTCAGGCGATGGCGCTTGCCGGCCTCGACAAGCACATGTATTTAGCGAAGATGGCTGTAGAGGAAACTGGCCGCGGAGTATATGAAGACAAGATCATCAAGAATATGTTCGCGACAGAGTACATCCACAACAGCATCAAGTACGACAAGACAGTTGGCGTCATCGAGGATAACCCTTACGACAGCTTCCAGAAAATCGCCGAGCCAGTTGGCATTATTATGGGGATTACCCCAGTGACCAACCCGACATCCACGACGATTTTCAAAGCGATGATCGCGATCAAGACCCGCAACCCGATCATCTTCGGCTTTCATCCATCTGCACAGCGCTGCAGCGCAGAAGCCGCGAAAATTTTGCTGGAAGCTGCGGTCAAACATGGCGCGCCAGCGGACTGTATCCAATGGATCGAGGATCCGTCCATGGACCGTACGAATGCATTGATGAATCATCCTGACGTAGCCTGCATTCTGGCTACCGGCGGCTCCGCGATGGTTAAAGCGGCGTACAGCTGCGGCAAACCGGCGCTGGGCGTTGGTCCTGGCAACGTACCTTGCTTCATTGAGAAAAGCGCTGATCTGGATCAAGCGGTCAACGACCTTATTTTATCCAAGACCTTTGACAACGGCATGATTTGTGCTTCCGAGCAAGCGGTCATTATCGAAGAACCGATCTTCGACCAAGTGAAGAAAAAAATGATTGCGAACGGCTGCTATTTCGTTAACAAAGAGGAAGCTGCCAAATTAACGGCCGGCGCGATCATTGCGGATAAATGCGCAGTGAACCCGACGATTGTGGGTCAGCCTGCTACGAAGATCGCCGAACTGTGCGGCATTGAAGTGCCTGCGGGAACAAAAATCCTGGTAGCCGAAATCGAAGGCGTAGGCCCTAAATTCCCGTTGTCTGCCGAGAAATTGAGCCCCGTGCTCGCCTGCTACAAAGTGAAAACAGCGGAGCAAGGCATCGATCGTGCGCTGGAAGTTGTGCAATTTGGAGGCATGGGGCACTCGTCGGTTATCCATTCGAACAATGAAGACATCATTCAAAAATTTTCAGACCGCATGCCGACCTGCCGGATTCTGGTCAACCAGCCGTCTTCGCAAGGCGGGATCGGGGACATCTATAATACGAACCTGCCGTCGCTTACGCTGGGCTGCGGATCTTACGGACGCAACTCGACTTCGTCGAACGTTACGGCTGTTAATTTGATCAATGTGAAAAGGGTGAATCGTCGTACCGTGAATATGCAGTGGTTCAAGGTTCCAAGCAAAATCTATTTCGAGAAAAATTCGACGCAATATCTAGCCAAAATGCCGGACATCAGCCGGGTGCTGATCGTAACCGACCCGATGATGGTCAAACTCGGATATGTAGAAAGAGTCGAGCATTATTTGCGTCAGCGCCAAACTCCAGTTGCAATCGAAGTGTTCTCGGATGTTGAGCCGGATCCATCGACAACGACGGTGGAACGGGGAACCGAGCTGATGGCTAAATTCCAGCCGGACTGCATCATCGCACTCGGCGGCGGTTCGCCGATGGACGCTGCAAAAGGAATGTGGCTGTTCTATGAATATCCGGATACCGACTTCCATAACCTGAAGCAAAAATTCATGGATATCCGCAAACGGATCTACAAATACCCGCGTCTCGGTCAAAAAGCCAAATTCGTAGCGATTCCTACAACTTCGGGTACAGGTTCGGAAGTGACTTCGTTCGCAGTTATTACGGATAAAATCAACGGCAATACGAAATATCCGCTTGCCGATTACGAGCTGACGCCAGACGTGGCAATTATCGATCCTGAATTCGTATACAGCCTGCCGAAAGTGGCTGTAGCCGACACGGGCATGGACGTTCTGACGCATGCGATTGAAGCTTACGTATCGGTCATGGCGAATGATTATACGGACGGTCTTGCTATCAAAGCCATCCAGCTCGTATTCCAGTACCTGGAGCAATCGGCGTTGACCGGCGACAAGCTGGCGCGCGAGAAAATGCATAATGCTTCGACGCTGGCAGGTATGGCCTTTGCCAATGCGTTCCTGGGAATCAACCACAGCCTGGCGCATAAATGGGGCGGTCAATACCATACCGCACATGGCCGTACCAACGCGATTCTGATGCCGCACGTGATTCGCTACAACGCGAAAAAGCCTACGAAATTCGCAGCATGGCCTAAATACAAACACTTTGTGGCTGACGAGCGCTATGCGGAAATCGCCCGCATCCTGGGACTGCCTGCTCGTACGACGGAAGAAGGCGTCAAGAGCCTCATCAACGCGATCCGCGAGCTGAACAAGAAGCTTGGCATTCCGGCGAGCTTCCAGGAGCTAGGCTTCGATGCGAAGGACTTCGAAGCGCGCGTGGATTACTTGGCTGACCGTGCTTTCGAGGACCAATGTACGACGGCGAATCCGAAGCTGCCGCTGGTCAGCGAGCTTGCGGAAGTATACCGCGACGCATTCTACGGACGCTTTGAGGAGTAA
- a CDS encoding Crp/Fnr family transcriptional regulator, with protein MTQFATATPPRGNTSCFTEQNFNRLLVTMKDKTYPEGTHLFWEGDFSDKLFFVKRGRIKLTKSTDEGKELILYMYGRGDMVGQADPFFSSKHSFTAEVIEDSEIGIIEQKDLEIMICQHCDFAIDFMKWMGIHHRLTQTKFRDLMMYGKPGALCSTLIRLSNTYGEKQGDNILINKKITHTDLSNMIGATRESVNRMLSDLRKKDALEYVNGMILIKDLVMLQDICHCELCPNEICRI; from the coding sequence ATGACTCAATTCGCAACGGCAACCCCGCCCCGTGGGAATACGAGCTGCTTTACGGAGCAAAACTTCAACCGGCTTCTCGTAACCATGAAAGACAAGACGTATCCGGAAGGAACGCATCTGTTCTGGGAAGGAGACTTCTCCGACAAGCTGTTCTTCGTTAAGCGAGGGCGCATTAAATTGACCAAATCCACGGACGAAGGCAAGGAGCTTATTCTATATATGTACGGGCGCGGAGACATGGTTGGCCAGGCCGATCCCTTCTTCAGCTCGAAGCACAGCTTTACCGCCGAAGTCATCGAGGACAGTGAAATCGGCATTATTGAACAAAAAGATCTCGAAATCATGATCTGCCAGCATTGCGACTTTGCCATTGACTTCATGAAATGGATGGGCATCCATCACCGTCTGACGCAGACCAAGTTCCGCGACTTGATGATGTACGGCAAGCCGGGAGCGCTTTGCTCCACCCTGATCCGTCTCAGCAATACCTATGGCGAGAAGCAAGGCGACAATATTCTGATTAACAAGAAAATTACGCATACGGATCTGTCCAACATGATCGGTGCAACCCGCGAAAGCGTCAACCGGATGCTCAGCGATTTGCGCAAGAAGGATGCGCTGGAATATGTGAACGGCATGATCCTTATTAAAGACCTTGTCATGCTGCAGGACATTTGCCACTGTGAGCTATGCCCCAACGAAATATGCCGGATTTAA
- the pflA gene encoding pyruvate formate-lyase-activating protein, whose product MLKGRIHSLETFGTVDGPGIRFVLFMQGCLLKCQYCHNPDTWSLTDGKEMTLEEVLAEIEPYLNYYRTSGGGLTVSGGEATLQAPFVTELFREVKKRWNLHTTLDTNGYNEGPKIIELLDVTDLVMLDLKHIDNEKHIKLTGKPNERMLNMAKWLSKEGRSMWIRYVLVPGLTDDEQDLLDLGRFIGELNAVEKFEILPYHQMGIYKWQELGWSYPLEGVPSPTEAEVQRAYELIEEGKKQTLSAIS is encoded by the coding sequence ATGCTTAAAGGTCGCATACATTCATTGGAGACATTCGGAACGGTCGATGGCCCGGGCATTCGCTTCGTCCTCTTCATGCAGGGCTGCTTGCTGAAATGTCAATATTGCCACAATCCCGATACATGGAGCCTGACGGACGGTAAAGAAATGACCCTGGAAGAGGTGCTTGCTGAAATTGAGCCGTACCTCAACTACTATCGGACGTCAGGCGGCGGGTTGACGGTCTCCGGTGGAGAAGCTACGCTGCAGGCGCCATTCGTAACGGAATTATTCCGTGAAGTGAAGAAGCGCTGGAATCTGCATACGACGCTCGATACGAACGGTTATAATGAAGGCCCGAAAATTATCGAGCTATTGGATGTCACCGATCTGGTCATGCTTGACTTGAAGCATATTGACAACGAGAAGCATATCAAGCTGACCGGCAAGCCGAACGAACGCATGCTGAACATGGCGAAATGGCTGTCTAAGGAAGGCCGCAGCATGTGGATCAGATACGTGCTTGTTCCAGGCCTGACCGATGATGAACAGGATTTGCTGGATCTCGGACGCTTTATCGGTGAACTGAACGCCGTAGAGAAATTTGAAATACTTCCGTATCATCAGATGGGCATATACAAGTGGCAGGAGCTAGGCTGGAGTTATCCATTGGAGGGCGTGCCTTCACCGACGGAGGCAGAGGTTCAGCGGGCATACGAGCTGATTGAAGAAGGAAAAAAGCAGACGCTATCCGCGATTTCATAA
- a CDS encoding response regulator: protein MDIKALLIDDEPLILNHLKNAIPWNEMQIELVGTARNGVKGLELVMEFEPDIILCDIRMPLMDGLEFLREIRRLGYETEVIMLTGYQEFEYARLALQHGVKDYILKPINYTELEAAIGKLADEVRSRRSEKRCAERQLQRMIGLANEKMMFDVLMGFAADVPRWGLEEERGRELQYALFLVDLDDYAQRTVSWTEQERKLWNFAVRNVLQEAIPGQKPHYTVVQMRQGEWCVLLQFERSGNAASSPQMQEWAREIQRAVKDHIKLTVSLAWEQGPLEIGGLSQTYMKLQRGLMLQAGHEQLLPMTEDALARDAAAVSEWQLVEEITSGLKMYDKSKVEQGLGQLKANLPHISERSALGIEKFLQYSIIHLLREMRELDFMNSREEGKMWQHLQHSQNVKDLLNVISELESHIRELEINKKSSELLMISAGEYIQRNLSTDIGVDDIANHLNISSSYFSHLFKNHYGETFVEHLRKQRMELAKTMLRLTSRSVTEIGALVGYSDRRYFSKVFQRYTGVTPTEYREQEEARGSGNEPANAGADSNKQQI from the coding sequence GTGGATATCAAGGCGCTGCTCATTGATGACGAGCCTCTCATACTCAATCATTTGAAGAATGCAATTCCTTGGAACGAAATGCAGATCGAGCTTGTCGGGACGGCTCGCAACGGCGTCAAGGGGCTGGAGCTGGTCATGGAATTTGAGCCGGACATCATTCTGTGCGATATCCGGATGCCGCTGATGGACGGCCTGGAATTTCTCCGGGAGATCCGCAGGCTCGGCTATGAGACTGAGGTTATTATGCTGACCGGGTATCAGGAGTTCGAATATGCCCGGCTTGCGCTGCAGCACGGAGTGAAGGACTATATTCTGAAGCCGATCAATTATACAGAGCTGGAAGCGGCGATTGGCAAGCTTGCGGATGAAGTCCGCTCGCGCCGGTCGGAGAAGCGCTGTGCGGAGCGGCAGCTGCAAAGGATGATCGGACTCGCAAACGAGAAAATGATGTTCGACGTGCTGATGGGCTTTGCGGCCGATGTGCCCCGATGGGGTTTGGAGGAGGAGCGGGGCAGGGAGCTTCAATACGCTCTGTTCCTGGTAGACTTGGACGATTATGCGCAGCGTACCGTGTCATGGACGGAGCAGGAGCGCAAGCTGTGGAATTTTGCGGTGCGCAATGTGCTGCAGGAGGCAATTCCGGGCCAGAAGCCTCATTATACAGTGGTCCAAATGCGCCAGGGGGAGTGGTGCGTCCTGCTGCAGTTCGAGCGTTCGGGTAATGCTGCCAGCTCACCGCAGATGCAGGAGTGGGCCCGGGAAATCCAGCGGGCGGTCAAGGACCATATCAAGCTAACGGTCAGTCTGGCTTGGGAGCAGGGGCCCCTGGAGATCGGGGGACTGTCCCAGACGTATATGAAGCTGCAGCGCGGCTTAATGCTGCAAGCGGGCCATGAACAGCTGCTCCCTATGACGGAGGACGCGCTGGCGCGCGATGCGGCTGCGGTGTCGGAATGGCAGCTTGTTGAGGAAATCACTTCAGGTCTGAAAATGTACGACAAATCGAAGGTCGAGCAGGGGCTTGGGCAGTTGAAGGCCAATTTGCCGCATATTTCCGAGCGTTCGGCGCTGGGAATCGAGAAGTTTTTGCAATATAGCATTATTCATCTGCTCCGGGAAATGCGCGAGCTTGATTTTATGAACTCCCGGGAAGAGGGGAAGATGTGGCAGCATTTGCAGCACAGCCAGAACGTGAAGGATTTGCTGAACGTGATCTCGGAGCTGGAGAGCCACATCAGGGAGCTTGAGATCAATAAGAAATCCAGCGAGCTGCTGATGATTTCGGCCGGAGAATATATTCAGCGCAATTTGAGTACGGACATTGGGGTCGACGACATTGCGAATCACCTGAATATCAGTTCTAGCTATTTCAGTCATCTGTTTAAGAACCATTACGGGGAGACGTTCGTTGAACATTTGCGAAAACAGCGCATGGAGCTTGCCAAGACGATGCTAAGGTTGACTTCCCGCAGCGTAACCGAAATCGGCGCCCTGGTCGGCTATAGCGACAGGCGTTATTTCTCCAAGGTATTCCAGCGCTATACCGGCGTAACTCCGACCGAGTACCGGGAACAGGAAGAGGCGCGAGGAAGCGGCAATGAGCCGGCGAATGCGGGTGCGGATTCCAACAAGCAGCAAATATAA
- a CDS encoding extracellular solute-binding protein: protein MRNRSILCLVLPFIAAAMLASGCDKGNEDASPAGANGSSIRGQEEVHAEPFEVTIRHTQVGESKKFRLAILKDVVRQTEADIPGLKIRLDAVDSEVNRKEKLRGEMAAGKPPDIFDVFGSPDSGIYAREGLMLDLTPILDELGLKHKIRGLEPYTHDGKVYGLPAGASIEGFFYNKAYFEEKGLHVPRTLDELEQLAEFIKADGKIPFAQSSKEAWVPLMTTNNLWSYFAGPEITYGFRSGTAKWTDPDVVRAFEKHREWVDKGYYMPGELAAEYTDMRNQIISGEAIMMMDGSWANSVFRDPEQAGDFIGKIGYFNMPPEAEGDPYIVMNDFNNGYGFSSSMADDPRKLLTVKRFIVNFWTEEMQLRGLKEDGVLPALVIDAERLADTVSDPLLQDIFNGVEQIDISYPAYDALVQTPVNEALGLGFQQVLSGAAVPGAMLEALQRTQQAANTELP from the coding sequence ATGAGAAATCGTTCCATATTATGCCTTGTTCTGCCCTTCATCGCAGCGGCCATGCTTGCATCCGGATGCGATAAGGGGAACGAGGACGCCAGCCCGGCAGGGGCGAATGGATCCTCCATACGAGGGCAGGAAGAAGTTCATGCCGAGCCTTTTGAAGTAACGATTCGACATACGCAGGTGGGGGAGTCCAAGAAATTTCGGCTGGCGATTCTGAAAGATGTCGTTCGGCAGACCGAAGCGGATATTCCCGGTTTGAAAATCCGGCTGGACGCGGTCGATTCCGAGGTGAACCGCAAGGAGAAGCTGCGCGGCGAGATGGCGGCCGGCAAGCCGCCGGACATCTTCGACGTATTTGGCAGCCCGGATTCCGGGATCTATGCACGGGAAGGGCTGATGCTCGATTTGACCCCGATTTTGGATGAGCTGGGGCTCAAACATAAAATCAGGGGTCTTGAGCCGTATACGCATGACGGAAAAGTTTACGGTTTGCCGGCCGGAGCGTCAATCGAAGGTTTTTTTTATAATAAGGCTTATTTCGAAGAGAAGGGGCTTCATGTGCCCAGGACGCTTGACGAGCTGGAGCAGCTGGCCGAATTCATTAAGGCGGACGGCAAAATTCCGTTTGCCCAGTCCTCCAAGGAAGCCTGGGTTCCGCTAATGACGACGAACAATTTATGGTCTTATTTCGCCGGACCCGAGATTACATACGGCTTCAGGTCAGGCACTGCCAAGTGGACCGACCCGGATGTCGTACGGGCCTTCGAGAAGCATAGGGAATGGGTCGACAAAGGATATTACATGCCTGGCGAGCTGGCCGCGGAATATACCGATATGAGAAATCAAATCATTAGCGGCGAAGCGATCATGATGATGGACGGATCTTGGGCGAACTCTGTTTTCAGAGATCCTGAGCAGGCGGGTGATTTCATCGGCAAAATCGGTTACTTCAACATGCCGCCGGAAGCGGAGGGTGACCCTTACATCGTCATGAACGACTTTAACAACGGGTATGGTTTTTCAAGCTCGATGGCGGACGATCCGCGAAAATTGCTGACGGTGAAGCGGTTCATCGTGAATTTTTGGACGGAGGAAATGCAGCTGCGGGGGCTGAAGGAGGACGGTGTGCTTCCTGCTCTAGTCATCGATGCCGAACGTCTTGCGGATACGGTGAGCGATCCCTTGCTGCAGGACATTTTTAACGGCGTAGAGCAAATTGATATTTCCTATCCCGCCTATGACGCGCTTGTCCAGACGCCGGTCAATGAGGCACTGGGGCTCGGATTCCAGCAAGTGCTCAGCGGGGCGGCGGTGCCGGGAGCGATGCTCGAAGCGCTGCAGCGGACGCAGCAGGCAGCGAACACGGAGCTTCCGTAA